From one Brachypodium distachyon strain Bd21 chromosome 4, Brachypodium_distachyon_v3.0, whole genome shotgun sequence genomic stretch:
- the LOC100843608 gene encoding uncharacterized protein LOC100843608, whose protein sequence is MANKATAATSWRWRLLLLLLLAVAALCWIPPAIAMAAAASTAKGARRSLLGFVEAQGNSSYRCNPSGPCITCQYSEKNDEKYCCSETGYRLPLKCVQVQNGTKEGNSTKQRKVLGDASTSGGAKHYVTYRSCVPLEDEEKLSVLGFEVLMAGMLLISGPFVYFRKRQTILMQGASRIPTNPPRF, encoded by the exons ATGGCGAACAAGGCAACGGCCGCGACCtcgtggcggtggcggctgctgctgctcctcctcctcgcggtggcggcgctctgCTGGATCCCCCCGGCAatcgccatggcggccgccgcctcgacgGCCAAGGGGGCGCGGAGGTCGCTGCTGGGCTTCGTGGAGGCGCAGGGGAACTCCTCCTACCGATGCAACCCCTCCGGCCCCTGCATCACGTGCCAGTACTCCGAGAAG AATGACGAAAAGTACTGTTGCAGCGAAACTGGCTACCGCTTGCCTTTGAAATGCGTTCAAGTACAAAATGGTACAAAAGAAGGAAATAGTACCAAGCAAAGAAAGGTGTTGGGTGATGCATCCACATCAGGTGGCGCAAAACATTATGTTACTTACAGGAGTTGTGTACCATTGGAGGATGAAGAGAAGTTATCTGTTCTTGGTTTTGAG GTCCTCATGGCCGGAATGTTGCTAATAAGTGGGCCGTTTGTATATTTCCGGAAAAGGCAGACAATTCTAATGCAAGGAGCTTCAAGAATCCCGACAAACCCTCCTAGGTTTTAG
- the LOC100844216 gene encoding dihydroneopterin aldolase 2 — MTERELIDKDKLVLRGLQFYGFHGVKQEEKTLGQKFVVDVDAWMDFSVAGETDSICDTVSYTDIYRIVKDVVEGPSNNLLESVAHRIARDTLLKFPQISAVRVKVGKPHVAVQGVVDYLGVEILRYKKDIRGSSSGAPII, encoded by the exons ATGACTGAAAGGGAGTTGATTGACAAAGATAAACTTGTACTTCGAGGTTTGCAGTTCTATGGCTTTCATGGAGTgaagcaagaagaaaagacTCTAGGACAAAAGTTTGTCGTGGACGTTGACGCATGGATGGATTTTAGTGTTGCTGGTGAGACTGACAGCATATGTGATACAGTTAGCTACACTGATATCTACAG GATCGTCAAGGACGTAGTTGAAGGCCCATCTAATAATCTTTTAGAATCAGTGGCTCACCGGATTGCAAGAGACACACTGCTTAAGTTCCCTCAAATCTCCGCTGTCCGAGTGAAAGTTGGGAAACCTCATGTTGCTGTGCAAGGAGTCGTTGATTATTTAGGTGTTGAGATATTGAGGTATAAAAAGGACATCAGAGGAAGTTCATCGGGAGCTCCAATAATCTAG
- the LOC100843915 gene encoding ultraviolet-B receptor UVR8 translates to MFRHLLPLRRRFSTSAASNAAPTLYSGGSNPVSILSWGRGASGQLGGGKEERRLYPSPVAHLLLPDPYPLLPPTPGRLPAAAETSGLEVGISCGLFHSALLVDGGTWVWGKGDGGRLGLGDESSAFVPRANPNLSDLRVLALGGIHSASLTASGDVFTWGYGGFGALGHYVYHRELLPKKVNGPWEGKISHIATSGAHTAAITDSGELYTWGRDEGDGRLGLGSGGGPGEAGSLSVPSKVNALPVPVAAVACGGFFTIALTSEGQLWSWGANSNFELGRGSNSSDWRPQLVPSLKNIRVVQVACGGYHSLALTDEGEVLSWGHGGHGQLGHPAIQNHRVPLAIKALSGERIVYIACGGSTSAAISDKGDLYMWGNARDCQLGVPDLPEVQPLPVKVNFLADGDEDPSPPHVISVAIGASHAMCLLSRQKIEK, encoded by the exons ATGTTCAGgcacctccttcccctccgACGGCGCTTCTCTACCTCGGCAGCCTCTAACGCCGCACCTACACTCTACTCTGGTGGCAGCAACCCCGTCTCGATCCTCTCGTGGGGCCGCGGCGCGTCGGGccagctcggcggcggcaaggaggaGCGCCGCCTCTACCCGTCGCCGGTcgcccacctcctcctccctgatCCTTACCCGCTCCTCCCGCCCACCCCTGgccgcctccccgccgccgcggagacATCCGGATTGGAGGTGGGGATCTCCTGCGGGCTCTTCcactcggcgctcctcgtcgATGGCGGCACCTGGGTGTGGGGCAAGggtgatggcggccgcctagGACTCGGAGACGAGTCCTCCGCCTTCGTCCCCCGCGCCAACCCCAACCTCAGCGACCTCCGCGTGCTCGCGCTCGGCGGCATCCATTCCGCCTCCCTGACCGCTTCCGGGGACGTCTTCACCTG GGGTTATGGGGGTTTCGGAGCTCTGGGACACTATGTTTACCATAGGGAGCTGTTGCCGAAGAAGGTGAATGGTCCTTGGGAAGGGAAGATATCGCACATTGCCACGAGCGGAGCGCATACTGCCGCAATCACAGACTCAG GTGAGCTTTACACTTGGGGCCGTGATGAAGGTGACGGTAGGTTGGGACTTGGAAGTGGGGGTGGTCCAGGCGAAGCTGGATCTCTCAGTGTTCCTTCCAAGGTGAATGCGCTGCCTGTTCCAGTTGCTGCGGTAGCTTGTGGTGGCTTCTTCACTATTGCGCTGACTTCAGAAGGACAACTATGGAGTTGGGGAG CAAACTCGAACTTCGAACTTGGCAGAGGAAGCAATTCCAGTGATTGGAGGCCACAGCTTGTCCCTAGCCTAAAAAATATCCGTGTAGTCCAAGTAGCATGTGGTGGATACCATTCCTTAGCTTTGACAG ATGAAGGTGAAGTTCTCTCGTGGGGACATGGTGGACATGGACAACTCGGGCATCCTGCCATACAAAATCATAGAGTTCCACTTGCCATTAAAGCTTTGTCCGGGGAGCGAATAGTCTACATAGCCTGTGGAGGATCGACTTCTGCTGCCATATCAG ACAAAGGTGACTTGTACATGTGGGGAAATGCAAGAGATTGTCAGTTAGGTGTTCCTGATCTTCCAGAAGTGCAACCACTACCGGTTAAAGTTAATTTTCTTGCTGACGGTGATGAGGATCCGAGTCCGCCTCACGTCATCTCCGTTGCAATAGGTGCTTCCCACGCCATGTGTTTGCTCTCGAGGCAAAAAATCGAGAAATAA